The genomic DNA tCTGTGAGTTTGTGCAGAAGGATGAATTGAAACCGGCCGTGACCCAGCTGCTTTGGGAGCGGGCAACTGAGAAGGTCCCCTGCTCCCCGCTGGAGCGCTGTTCCTCCGTCATGCTTCTTGGAATGATGTCACGGTAAGGCTCAAATCCAGACGGGCAGTCAGCTGAGAGAGGAACGGGAGGTTCTGAGAAGGCGCTCTATCCTTCAGTAATAGTAGTTAAGCCCCGCTGCGCCCTGTTTGAGCTGGCTACCTACATGGAAAATAAGATAGTGAAAGTACCAGCACCCCTGCCTGGAGAAATAGTGGCATCGGGAGAGAAAGGGATTCCGAGGGGCGGCCTGGGTCAGAGCCTCTGTAGTGTTGCTAGGCTCTGGAAGCCCTGTGTGGGGCATAGGTACCTACCTACCCCGGCTTTGTCCCAGAGTCCTGTCCGTGACTAGCTTTAACTATGGTTTCTTCCCCTAGAGGAAAACCAGAAATTGTGGGTAGCAACTTAGACACACTGGTGAGCATAGGGCTGGAAGAGAAGTTTCCACAGGACTACaggctggcccagcaggtgtgccTTGCCATTGCCAACATCTCTGACAGGAGAAAGGTATGTAGGGTGGCTACATCCAAACTaaggagtcggggggggggggggtccttttATCCACCTCCACACACCCACACGCTGTCTTTCTGTTCCCAACAGCCTTCCCTGGGCAAACGTAACCCTCCCTTCCGGCTGCCGCAGGAACATAGGTTATTTGAGCGACTACAGGAGATGGTCACAAAAGGTGAGCTGTCATGAAGGGCCTTGGGCAGAACTGAGTCCTTTGTCTGTGGTGGGCAACTTCTCTCTTCTCCTGTGCAGGCTTTGTCCACCCAGACCCACTCTGGATCCCCTTCAAAGAGGTGGCTGTGACCCTCATTTACCAGCTGGCAGAGGGCCCCGAGGTGATCTGTGCCCAGATATTGCAGAGATGTGCGAAGCAGGCCCTGGAGAAGCTCGTGGAGAAGAGCAACCCCCAGGGTGACCCGAGTAAGTGGGCAGGAGGGTCAGTGGGCCCAGTGGCCAgaagccactgccaccaccacttcCTACAACAACTCCTGACCCCTCAGCCCACACTTGCTTTTTTATCACTCAAGTTGGACCAGGCATCACCACGATTCCCCCGCCCCATCTCTTGCTTCACTAGCTTGGGAAGTACCTGAGCAAGGAGAAGATCGGTGGAAACAGGAGGCAGCGTCCTGAGAGACTTGATTATGTCTTTTtctccctgcctttcctcccCCGCAGAGGagacccccatgctccccacttTCCTGCTGATGAACCTGCTGTCCCTGGCTGGGGATGTGGCTCTGCAGCAGCTGGTACATTTGGAACAGGCCGTCAGTGGAGAGCTTTGTCGTCGCCGAGTTCTTCGGGAAGAACGGGAGAATAAAACTAAAGAGCCGAAGGAGAAGGTAAAGGAGCGCCTGGGCACTGGGGTTCATGTCCCAGGCATTCCCCAGACTTGTTTCAAGGCCTCAGGGCATTCCCACTTCCTTCCGGGAACTCTGTTTCTTCCTGCTAAGAAATGAAATGAGACGACGCTGCCTCCTTGTGGCTACTACTCTGAGATGAGTGAGAACAAAGATGGAACAATGTGCCCACGATCACCCGAGAAAGTTCTGTGTAAATACAGAGCACTTAGATCCTCAGCATAAAGTAGAGGCTCTGCTTGAGGCAGTGTTTGTCAGAACATGCACATACCCATCAGCTTTCGTGACTGGGCCTGCCACCTGACGGGACCTTGTATTCTCTCCACTAGAGGCAGCGATGTCTTGCAAACATATAAGACACAGCCTTGCAGCAGTGGGGTAAAGTCTGACCTTCTCTATGACCTTGAACCATTGTCTTGTGTGATCCATCTATTTGCCATTTACAGGAAATCAGTTACTTTATGAGGATGAGTTAAGAGATGTAGGAATATGCTTTGGCAATTTAAAAGCATATATAGGGAACCTAATTCTTTTCCTCTTAAATTCAGGACTTCTTCCTCTACAGATAATTCTATGAATGGTTTTGCAGAATTCACCTTTTCCCAGATATTTATGCAAAATGAAGGTTAGGCTGGAATAAAAACTAGTCTCTGATCACCCATAATCTCTGGCTTCTTTCCCATTAGAATACAAGCACTGAGACCAccatggaggaggagatgggactGGTTGGGGCCACTGCTGATGACACAGAGGCAGAACTAATCCGCAATATCTGTGAGATGGAACTGTTAGGTGGTAAGAAGAATTGCTGAGTGACCTTCTCCCCAACTGAGATAACCTATCCCAAACCTAGAATTCTTCTTCCAATAGGCGAACAGATGTTGGCTGCCTTTGTTCCACTTCTGCTTAAAGTCTGCAACAACCCTGGCCTCTATAGCAATCCAGAGCTCTGTGCAGCTGCGTCGCTTACCCTTGGCAAGTTCTGCATGATCAGGTAGACCCTGGTGTTGGTACGCCTTCTCAAGGAGGATGAAGATGGCATGAGCTCCCTAATGATCATCTCCTTGCCCCTAGTGCCACTTTCTGTGACTCCCAGCTTCGTCTTCTGTTCACCATGCTAGAAAAGTCCTCGCTCCCCATTCTCCGGTCTAACATCATGATAGCTACTGGGGACCTGGCCATCCGCTTCCCCAACCTGGTGGACCCCTGGACTCCTCATCTGTATGCTCGGTAAGAGACCCTTCACAAGTGTGAGCAGTCCTGCCCGCTCTGGGAGGGTCTAGTTAAGTCAGTATGAGAATCACTGAAGCTGTATTTCCCTAGCCTTTAGGGTCACCCTGGAACATCTGCTTTGTACTTGACCTGTACAGGCCCTGGCTACGTATGACCTGAAAGGGATTGACAAACTAACTGTTAAAGCCTTGGCTAAAGCTTGACCTCTTTCCTCAATTCCACCTTTCAGCTCTAGACAACTTTCTAGCTTCTTCTAGAATCAGTAAGAAGGGGTACTAGTTCCTGCTGAGGGCTTTTCTACTAGTGTCGGGGTATAGCCCATGGTGTTGGTCCCAATGACGCGGTTTTATTCCTAGTCTCCGGGACCCAGCTCAGCAAGTGCGGAAAACAGCAGGGCTGGTGATGACCCACCTGATCCTCAAGGACATGGTGAAGGTGAAAGGACAGGTTAGCGAGATGGCTGTGCTGCTCATTGACCCTGTGCCTCAGATCGCTGCCCTGGCCAAGAACTTCTTCAATGAGCTTTCCCACAAGGTgagaggcggggaggcagggaggcttgGGGTTTGCTGCCGAGGGAACATGTAGGTCACCTCATATCTTTAACATGATTCTCTGTTACAGGGCAATGCAATCTATAACTTGCTTCCAGATATTATCAGCCGCCTGTCAGACCCTGAGGGAGGGGTGAAGGAAGAGCCTTTTCACACCATCATGAAGTATGGTTCCCTGGGCCTTGGGGCATATTTTTTCACCTAGCACAGGCTTAGCAATCAAACAGACCTGCACGGTCATGTGCCACCTAACAGGAATACTGGCTGAGAAATGCATGGTTAGGCAATTTCATCATTGTGTGAAATGAACATCAGCGTGCACGAATagaaacctagatggtatagtcTGCTGCACACCTAGGCTATATGATAGCCCATTGCTCCGaggctacaagcctgtacagcGTGTTCCTGTGCAAACCACGTGAGGGTAAATCAAGCACAAGGGAAAATGGTGCAGCCAAGTACATAGTAAACACAAGaggtatgaggctgctgccaggtAACAGCATtgtgttttacagcaaacttttctttaataaatagaGTATATGTTAAAGTAATGATTAgctctagttggtttggctcagtggatagagtgttggcctgtggactgaagggtcccaggttcgattccggtcaagggcacatgcccaggttgttggcttgatccccagtggggcgcatacagaaggcaaccgattgattaTTCTCATCCttactgtttctctccctccctccttctctgaaatcaactaattatacttaaataaataaaatgattaaaagtaTAATACATTAAATACATAAGCCAATAACAGATTATTATCATCATGTATTATGTACTGTACGTAATTGTATGTATATGGTATACTCCTGGCAGAGTAGTGAGTTTACACCAGCATCCACACAGGCACAGAGAGCTGCGTTGTGCTTCGATGTTACGACAGCTATAATAGGTGGTAGGGATTTtttagctccattataatcttaagGAACCACCACCGTACATGCGCTGGTTCTCGAGAAGATTCGGTAAGATAAGTTCCTGGCATGGTGGTAGGCCCATAGTATTAACTAGATGGCAGCTGTTTTTGTTACAAATTTACATTCACAGTGAAAATTCCTCAGGGGAGTGGGATGGACCCTTCTctgggagaaggcagaaggaaTGAGTAGTGCGGTAGGCGTGGGCCACGCCAGAGAAGATTCTACTAAGGCAAGAGATTGACAGGGGCTAGTGCTAGGGGAAGGGtggggctggtggtggtggtgggtatAAAGCTGCCCTGCGATAGCTCATGAGCATCCCACCTCCTGCAGGCAGCTGCTCTCCTACATCACCAAGGACAAGCAGACCGAGAGCCTGGTGGAGAAGCTGTGTCAGCGGTTCCGCACGGCCCGGTATGCTGCCTTCCAGAGGCTTCTTGGTGCTGAGGAGGGGCCCTGCAGTAGAAAGAGCATCCTGGGCTGAGGGAGGGCGAGGGTGGGCCTTTACTGCCTCTGTCTCGATGCTCCTCACAAGGCCTTTCCCGTCTGCAGAACCGAGCGGCAGTACCGCGACCTGGCCTACTGTGTGTCACAGCTGCCCCTCACAGAGCGAGGCCTCCGCAAGATGCTGGACAATTTTGAATGCTTTGGAGATAAACTGTCAGATGAGTCTGTCTTCAGTGCTTTTTTGTCAGTTGTGGGCAAGCTGCGCCGAGGAGCCAAGCCCGAGAGCAAGGTGGGCCGCTTCCTGCGTTCCGGGCTAGTTCGTGCAGCCGGGCCTTCTGAGGCTCTTCCCCCACAGTGCTGCCCTCCTCATCCCCGGCGTGACTGCACCCCAGTAACCAGGGTGACCTGAGACCAGATCTTTCTGTCTCCaattcctgtttctttttctctttgtcttaatagactttattttttagagcagttttaagttcatAGCAAACATGAGTGGAAAGTATAGAGTTCTCCCATATGCCCTCTGCCCCCACATATGCCCTCTGCCGCCTCCATTATCAATATCCCTCCAGAGTgacacatttgttacaattgatgaacttCCATGGACTGTCATCCAAAATCCATAGTTTACTTTAGGTTCACTATTGTTGCTTGTACATCTGTAGTTCTGGACAAATGTATGAGTCTACCATTAcaatatcatacagaatagtttcactgccctaaaaacccTCTGTGCTCCCCATgcacccctttctccctcccccaacccccagcagcaaccactgatctttttacatTTCCAGTTTTAAGGTTTCACCATGTCTTCATGgccttgtttctttttaattatagacATAACTATTTCCAAGCCTGATCTCAATCTCTTCCTCTCCAGGCTGTAGTAGATGAATTTGAGCAGAAGCTTCGGGCCTGTCACACAAGAGGGTTGGATGCGATAGAGGAACTTGAGATTGGCCAAGGGGATAGCCAGAAAACCCCAGCAGCCAAGAAACAGTCCTCCGGTATGTGAGGCCGCCCCATGGGTGGAGAAAccagcccagccctcctctcaggtagaggttcttttttttttcttttacactcATGCTTCTGCCTTTTCTAGTCTCTAGGCACCAGCATCTGGCTTCTGCAGCCTCAGACAACGACTTTGTCACACCTGAGCCCCGCCGCACTGCCCGTCGGCAGCCAAACACCCAGCAGCAAGTTAGGAAGAAGAAACCCAAAATTGTCTTCTCGAGTGATGAGTCCAGCGAGGAAGGTATGGCAGGCCTAGGAGGGGCACAGCTTGGGGGATGGGGACTGGTTTCCATGGGGTCCTGCTGTGTAGATCCTCCACCcactgtctcccccctccccccagtcgtCTTCCTCCCTGTAGTTTGGACTTTATTCTGTAGTGTGGCTGGGCCTGTCCCATTTGTTCTCTGAGATCTATTGCTCACCACCTTTGTGACTCAGCTTTTTCTCGTTCCTCCAATTATTGGAATAGAGCTTTCAGCAGAGATGACGGAAGATGAGACTCCGAAGAAAACTACCCCCATCCGCCGAGCATCTTCTCGCAAGCACCGATCCTAGAGATTGGCTTGCCTGCTCCCATCCCTGCTGTGTAGGGTATCTTGTGGGGTGACCTTGAATTCCATTCCTCTTGTCAAATACTTGTTTGCCTGTCTCTTCAGACTTTTAATACGtaaatcatttttatatgtaaGGCATTTCTCTTAAGCCAGCCTAACTAAAGTGAGTTGAGCTGCTTTCACTAGAATATGTTTGCCAGTCTCCTTGTTTTgtaatgaataaatgtttttatacttttagACATTTTTCCTAAGCGTGTCTTTGTTTCATCTTTCACATTAGCCCAGGTGCAGGCAGCACGTAGTGTTATTGATCCAGAAAGAGAGATGAGCCCAGGGGTACGGGGCCCACCTCAAGGTCTGATAACTCATGTTCCTCAGtgcctcctctttcccttctcaaCCTCCCTACCTGCACAAGTGACGACATTGCTCCACTGTGCGGAATGTGTAGTGTCCAGTCTCCAGCTCTGTGCTTATTAACCTGGGGGCAACTTTTTGCCCTCTAGCAGGCATCTGGCAATGTGTGGAGACCTTTTTTGTTATCACCACCTAGAGGGGAGGGGTGCCATCAGCAcctagtgggcagaggccaggagtGATGCTAAATACCCTACAATGTACAGGACAGACCTCACAAAGAATTGTTTGCTCCCAAATGTCAATCAATAGTGCTGAGCTTGAAAAACCCTACTCTAGGCCAAAGGTGGCTTCCTCTGtgtcctggccccacccccacttgtGCTCCCTAGTCCTATCTAAAGACAGGTGCCTGGCCTGGCTGATGGAAGGTCAGGTCACAATCCCCTCCAGCTTAGACAATCTTGAAACAGTGTCTGTGCACCTGGAACTCCTCCCCATGGTACGGGGTCTGCAGGAAGTCAGCCCCTAGGGTGCAGGTGCTGCTAATGTGCAGCCACCTGAAGCCTGTCACCCCTTCTACCTCCCCAATTATCTGCTGAGTCACCTGGAAATGGAGGCTGAGCTTGCTGTCATGACAACAGACTGCGTCAGTGGGCACTGAGGCACTGAGCTctattggtgtgttttttaacaggAGACAGTAATaaaaaatggaggcagaggggaagCCAGTACCTCGGACACATGCTTTGGGCAGTGCAGGAGCATGGAGGGCCTCCTAAAGCCCCTGTCAGGAAGGGTTGATAGTCCTGGCAGAGCGGTAGC from Myotis daubentonii chromosome 2, mMyoDau2.1, whole genome shotgun sequence includes the following:
- the NCAPD2 gene encoding condensin complex subunit 1 isoform X3 codes for the protein MLQHFEHLAPVLVAAVSLWATDYGMKSIVGEIVREIGQKCPQELSRDPTGAKGFAAFLTELAERIPAILMSSMCILLDHLDGENYMMRNAVLAAMAEMILQVLNGDQLEEAARDTRDQFLDTLQAHGHDVNSFVRSRVLQLFTRIVQQKALPLTRFQAVVALAVGRLADKSVLVCKNAIQLLASFLTNNPFSCKLSDTDLAGPLQKETQKLQEMRAQRQTAVASAVLDPEEEWEAMLPELKSTLRQLLTPPQEEEEIPEKIATTETTEEVKGRIRQLLAKASYKQAIILTREALSHFQESEPFNHMDPEESEETRFLNLLGTIFKGASASTQEKSPPASAENMGPGQTDYKDNPSVSEPEKSKGKDELVKQEMLVQYLQDAYNFSLKITEAIGIISKMMYENTTTVVQEVIEFFVMAFQFGVPQALFGVRRMLPLIWSKEPGIREAVLNAYRQLYLNPKGDSARAKAQVLIQNLSLLLVDASVGTIQCLEEILCEFVQKDELKPAVTQLLWERATEKVPCSPLERCSSVMLLGMMSRGKPEIVGSNLDTLVSIGLEEKFPQDYRLAQQVCLAIANISDRRKPSLGKRNPPFRLPQEHRLFERLQEMVTKGFVHPDPLWIPFKEVAVTLIYQLAEGPEVICAQILQRCAKQALEKLVEKSNPQGDPKETPMLPTFLLMNLLSLAGDVALQQLVHLEQAVSGELCRRRVLREERENKTKEPKEKNTSTETTMEEEMGLVGATADDTEAELIRNICEMELLGGEQMLAAFVPLLLKVCNNPGLYSNPELCAAASLTLGKFCMISATFCDSQLRLLFTMLEKSSLPILRSNIMIATGDLAIRFPNLVDPWTPHLYARLRDPAQQVRKTAGLVMTHLILKDMVKVKGQVSEMAVLLIDPVPQIAALAKNFFNELSHKGNAIYNLLPDIISRLSDPEGGVKEEPFHTIMKQLLSYITKDKQTESLVEKLCQRFRTARTERQYRDLAYCVSQLPLTERGLRKMLDNFECFGDKLSDESVFSAFLSVVGKLRRGAKPESKAVVDEFEQKLRACHTRGLDAIEELEIGQGDSQKTPAAKKQSSVSRHQHLASAASDNDFVTPEPRRTARRQPNTQQQVRKKKPKIVFSSDESSEEELSAEMTEDETPKKTTPIRRASSRKHRS